From the genome of uncultured Desulfovibrio sp.:
TGTACAAAATATGGCGGGCGAACTGCGCCGTGAACTGTTTTCACTTGACCCGCTGTTAGCAGTTCCAACCACTGCAAATTCCATCATCAGCCTTGAATCAACATTGGCAAGCCTGCTTCAACCCGGTGACGATATTGTGCAGGGGATGCTACGGGCTGGCGCTGTGGGCGTGCTTTTCCACTACATTGCCTGTTATTATCTGGGACGCCGTCTTTTTGACACGCCGCTGATTGCCGCCCTGTTTGCCATGCTGACAGGTGTGACCGTATGGGTCAGTTTTGGTACGTACTGGGGCTTTGGCTCGGGCGACATTACGCCGCGTGTTTATTATGCGGCTCTGTTTCCCCTGCTATTGGCAGCGACACTCTCGGCCCTCGACAAACCCCAGCTACGCCCTCTTGTCCTCTTTGTTTCGGGCTGCGGCATGTACCTGCACAGCATCAGTTCGCTGGTGGCGAGTTGCATGCTGTTTACCGTATTTTTCTTTCACAGGGCCAAGGGCGACAGCCTGTTGCGGCACGGGGCATGGCTTCTGCTCAGCTTCGTTGCATGGTGCCTCCCCACACTGCTCTATCTTACAAGCTCAATCAAATCCGCCACGCTTTTTTCTCCGCAGGATCTAGCCATTCTCCAGCAGGTTTTTGACCGCCGCTTTCTTGAAGACGAAGGCGGACTCTGGCGTAGGCTGATCGGGCACCTGCACTATCGAAGCGACAGTTTTTTTCTCATCCTTGGGGGTATTGCCGGATTATTTGTTGTGCGCCGT
Proteins encoded in this window:
- a CDS encoding translation initiation factor 2, producing the protein VQNMAGELRRELFSLDPLLAVPTTANSIISLESTLASLLQPGDDIVQGMLRAGAVGVLFHYIACYYLGRRLFDTPLIAALFAMLTGVTVWVSFGTYWGFGSGDITPRVYYAALFPLLLAATLSALDKPQLRPLVLFVSGCGMYLHSISSLVASCMLFTVFFFHRAKGDSLLRHGAWLLLSFVAWCLPTLLYLTSSIKSATLFSPQDLAILQQVFDRRFLEDEGGLWRRLIGHLHYRSDSFFLILGGIAGLFVVRRYGTPPMKRLASIVPTLFLGLCIALLISVAETHIAQALGRMPMGAELPRGIRFVIFLCWLMIVCGFACFWQRAPKWASLVALAAVIVVLMCDQGRWAYGVRFAFRHVLELPQPARVQNRLSRGAAYAEALQAVQRIVPQDAPIFAEPDAMAVRYRLYRPLAYAFKDGSSYLYSQDAQGAARWLDLTAIRDKQGLTAAWIASGTQWILCGTMSERQNIEQLGTVLWSNDRWFIAKRGIAAEHVTQ